atatcatcaccagtacggtggcgaggcttctttcggtgatctgcctcacctttgaaatgcttgcattTCTTTCTTAAGAGATGCTtgatcggaagaaatcgacgatgtcccaggtacacactCTTCTTACGTTTATCCAACTATATACTTTTGgtatcatctaaacagtgtgtgcatgcgtggtatcccttgtttgtctatcctgaaaggttactaagagcaggccaatcattgatggttacaaacagtaacactcgtaggtcaaattcctgttgtttgtgcgcatcccacacacgtacaccttttttgctccacaactgtaaaagttcttcaactaatggcctaaGGTATACATCAATGTCGTTACCGGGTTGCTTGGGGCTTTGGATgcgcactggcatcataatgaaatTCTGCTTCATgcgcaaccaaggaggaaggttatagatacatagagtcacaggccaggtgctatgattgttgttctgctccccaaaaggattaatgccatctgcacttaaaccaaaccatatgttccttgcgtcatctgcaaagtcccgccactttctctcgatttttctccactgcgacccatcagcaggtgctctcaactttccgtctttgttacggtcttctttgtgccatcgcatcaacttggcatgctctttgttttggaacaaacgtttcaaccgtggtattataggagcataccacatcaccttggcaggaatcctcttcctggggcgctcagcctcaacatcaccagggtcatcgcggctgatcttatagcgcaatgcactacataccgggcatgcattcaaattctCGTACTCCTCACCGCAgtacaggatgcagtcattagggcatgcacgtatcttctgcacctctaatcctagatgGCAGACATCCttgtttgcttcgtacgtactgtcgggcaattcattgtcctttggaagcatcttctttaacattatcagcaacttttcaaatcccttgtcagatacaccattctctgccttccatttcagtaattccagtatggtacccagCTTTTTTTGTCATCTTTgtaatttgggtacaacaatttcttgtgatcctctaatgcgttgcaacttcaacttctccttttcacttgcgtagtttctctttacatcagcaatggcccgaccaagatcatcagcgggctcatctgatgcctcttctttagcttcttcccccattgtagtaccatcgtattcagggaacccatggccaggatagctgtcatcatcctcttcttcttcattcttttccattagaacccctctttctccgtgcttgatcCAACAGTTATAGCCGGACATGAAACCGGAcgtaaacaggtggacgtgaatggttcttgagttagagtaattgttatcattcttacagacaacacataaaatcatccggctacttgtttgcctcagccgcaagcagaaaagtatgcacgccatcaatGAACCGGGGAGACcgtcggtcatcgtacatccattgccggctcatcttcgttacacaacaccgaaaagaccaaattaatacaagttcatacataaagttcatacacacttattctcataaaacaacatacaaactctctagctaaagcatttaaacgcaacaacaaatgcgatcaagatcacaactgaggtaacaattgatccaacagcatagtgataccaagcctctttattaacgacatattttctaatctttctaatattcaagcgcattgcatccatcttgatcttggatcattgacgacatcggcaacatacaactccagtttcatcttctcttcttcaattcttttcaatttttctttcaaatactcgttttttcaactaaatttaacttctggactagagggtcggttgcaatttccggttcacataccacctacataaaaatatctatgtcaacttgatagGCATAATTgccataaacacgaaatgcaacaaatagttataaaagagaatatatataccacatcggaatcataaaccggacgagggcagacggggacggatatcaaaaccatgccacTATGCATAACAAACAACCATACatgtaagaaaattatacaagtaactatctaaatcatacaaacatgatttttttatataaaaggataagaacaagaggctcaccaaggtggtgtCGGCGACGGAATGGTGCGGGTGATCGATGGTGGTTAGGACGGGGATGGGAAGACACTAAGTAAAcccacctacatatgcaaactaagaagttaatttgagctcaaattacaTTGCACGAGCTAATCCAGCAATGAGAGAAGAAAAGACAAAGTTGCTAACTTTGTGAACACTTGGATGGATGAGGTGCATTCAAATCTTGGCAAAAATGGAGGATGAGCTCGAGCTAGGGGAAGAACAAAGGAGAGAAAGGGGAAAACAGAGTGAATGGGCTCGGGctgtggacgaagggtttatatagtgacatctttagtcccggttggttatacaaaccgggactaaaggtatacctctagtcccggttcgtgatacgaaccgggactaaatgggtcGTGGGGCCTCAGCCTGATGCCAGCCTGCcagcacccctttagtcccggtttagaTCACAAACCGAGACTATAGGTAACAAACGAACCGAAACTAATGATGCCCGTGCCCCCGGCCGGttctagccgttggaaccgggactaatggtcacattagtttCGGGCCGTaatcaaactgggactaaaggggaggACGAAAggtctgttttctactagtgaatagaGTTGCTCCTAGTCTAGTTAATATAGGGAGATATGGAGGTAGCACCGCTTGTTGGTTGCACCGAGTTCCAGACAGTGCAAACTTTTGTATTAGGAGTAATACTATTTCAGAGGAATAAATACCCACTATTTTTCGCAAAGAAAAAAAGCTAAACACAGGGGCAACGTTATTTTCTTTTAACCGAGCAACGCTATCGGTGGCTTGCTTGCCAGTGCCAGGGTCTTTCACTAGTGGCGGCCGCCTGCAGTTCGAAACTATATTATCGATGGCAGGTTACTGATACATGTTTTGCACCTGTCACTGGTAGCCTGTTTTACAGTAGTAGATCTGATCTTCCTTTTCAAAGATGATATTATTTTTAAATTAATAATATAATTTGAAAAATATATACAGTTGTGTGTATCTTTTGATTTAAAGCTGGAGTTTATCTTattttgctaagtctcagtcgactgagacttgatTACGTCTCAGTTAATGCTATATTTGTTGATCTTACATGAAGaaccgtgcaaaattttctttttagctttccttttttcttcttataTACTATGTCACTTGACTGAGAATTGATTCAATCCCAGTCGACTGTGACCTAGCCACACCCTTTACCTTACTATTCCAACTTGCACCGCGTGTGACAACCGTACATATGCTTGAGCATCGAGAAGGATCCGTTCCCCGGTGAACTGGACAGTACAAATGTATCGTACAAACAAACTGACTGTTTATTTGATTGAGCAGAGACGCATATATAAACTGATACACGTGTTTATTTACGGAGCAACATCAACTATCTCTCAAGTGTTGCTGGGCGTGGGCCACGTGCATGTACACCACACCGGCCGGTTCTGCTCATCTCGTCGGagctttcttatttattttctgctCATCTCGTTGGAGCGAGCGATCAGTTCTTTTTGCACGGCGGCGGGCAGGGATTCTCTGGGAGGGCGGCGCGTCCATCCCCACACCGGAACGTCTTCACGGGCCTCGTCTGCACCACGTGGCAGTTCACGCAGCCGTCGCGGCACTTGGGGCCCACGTCGTCACAGAATTGGGCCCCTGACCAGGAGTTGCAGTTGTCGCAGCACTTCGGGAAATTGTCTGCACACACGCTTGAAATCAGATGAATCTATCACCGCCATCGGTTAATTATCACGTGTATGTAGGCTAAGATCTTAACGCCATCACAAAGATGCAGTCAGATGTACAACGTACGTACCGTCCGCGGCCAGTGAGTGTGAGAGGATCCCCATGACCATGACGGCCTGGAGGACTAGGATCGCCACCAGCGTGCTGCTCTTCATCGTTGGTTGGTCCTAAACTGTGGAGCAAAGCTCTTCCCAGTCCTGTCTGCTCGTGGAGTGATGATTTTGTTGTGGTTGTGTCTGGCCAAAGCTACAAGCAGTCTCTATATATAGAATCGATGTATCATGCCAATTTTCTGCGTCATATATCAGTTGTTATCCTCGTGGATATGTGTTTGGGATAAACCCGTTTGACTCCTGGCTTAGCTTGGCCTTTCCCTGGCTTGGACCTGTTAGGCATACATCTCCAATTCTCCATCTTCCACGTCCAGTGCACGCCCTATTTATTTTCTCATAATTATTAGTATTTCATATATTATAACTTTTTGTTTAATTTACTTTGCAAATATACCATGATGACATCGCTGAGAATATTAATCTCACACTGAGGGCTAAACATGTGAGCGCGTACTAAGTATAGAACACAAATATCTATGATAACAAGTATGGCTAACACATGAACGGATAAGAGAGGGATGGATAGATCATACCCTAAAGTTGAAAAGGACAAAGTTGTGGCGGTAGAGGCTTCAACAGCCTTCTTGTTTGACATGTTGATGTTGTCACCCATATCGTCGGTGGGGAGGTTGAGGAAGTAGTCGAAGTCGTGGACATAGGAAAACAGTAGCGAGTAGTCGCGCCGAGACGCTTCCCATAAACCTTATCGCTCTTCTTCCCATGCAGGATCACAAAGGATGGAGTTTCAGAGACCTTCTCCCCCAAACAGTCTTGCACGCGCCGTCGGAATGGAATCGGCCAGATACAGTCTTGGTGGATAGTTGTTTGGGATGAACTTCTTTGATTTCTCGCATACCTTGGTCTTGTGTCCTTTCCCTAGCTTGGACTTGTCAGGCATACATCTCCAGTTCTCCATCTTCTATGCACCGTGCATGCACCCATTTTCTCATAACTATTATTGGGTATATCATAAATTAGGAACAAAGTGTGCTTTGTCGCGCTATTTTATTTTTACCAGTGTGCATGAGTTTTCTTTTCTCATTATATTTGTTAATAATGTCATCTTGCCACTTAACAGAAATGAACGAAAATACAATGCATGATATACCAATTACTTATTATCTAAGAAAAATGAAGTTCTGTTGTCacaacctgtcgtggaattgtcacggcagatgtcctagggtgaggacttagtcgtgaggccagcgcatctttgtggtagcttgaaaggggttgattgggatgagagacgcagggtggatcaacgcacaagacaagggtttagacagcttcgggccccgagaaacatcatccggtaaccctacatgctgtttgtgactaggtctcattatcatcatgagggagacgccgtaaaccggctctttgtgtctagccctagagattgtttctttttggttgtccctctttggggagccctgcccctccttatataagttgaaggggcgggttacatgtggagtcctattaggattaggactagtctatctctaatacaaaccggatacaagtcctggtcttaactccttgtaaggtaaatattcggcatgcctttcctcttaaaccggcccaccatagtatgaaccggccttcatgaaccgcccgttgggccaccgggtcttgtcgctcctctgacccgcctgccggattaccaatgaatcgtaaaccgccaggtccaaaagGGTCGCCAGTGGATCGTCAATtttcagccgggtctcaagtaaaccgccaagtccggccgggttatactgccggccggtttacgccacggggtatatccccgacattagccctcagtttaatttggatttatccatgttaaactgatcctgtaaaacaaacacaagaacaaatttgacagattatgctccgggttaagaattcttgtaaaccggcatctgatcatgcttaagtccttgtcatttcctcctagaAAATCCGGGcaacaagccagcttcatactcaatttgctgacattggtttctcacataGAAATATTgagaagaataatccacttgagtcggcttccaaagcgccggtttaaaaaatatgggtcttgaaatactcatctgatattcagctggtttgaagatgtaaaacttgccggtttaatattaccaaaaatTACCAGTTTGTACATAATTGTTACAGACGCCGGGTCATAATTCTTGcagacgccgggtcaatctggtttgctcagaactgagaatttgaagatttttctcccttatatccatattacctgtagcccccaagtcttgagcagaacaaagtgatggcttaagacttgtttccatataattactgccactttgaagaaatccatgttgctcATCTCAGCCACtattaaaaactgaatactccatatatgtaacccccaagtgccgggtcattatgcaataatgagcagggactttataaatataatcatgtagatttgaacaataatgtgtagcccccaagggccggctcagtaagataatattgagctggtactttatatatacttctttgaaaagaacatcatataatgtaacccccaccatggggcttgaacccacgtccacaaggttaagagctttgtgctttaccaactgagcaatggacctttcaatataatggttttaagacttgtgtatcttgaattgttgacaggagcaattggtagcccccaagggccggctcattataatgtgatgagtcgggtcttcgataaggccaataaaaatgactttgcattagcccccaagtgtcatggtgcatgcttgcagcgatatgagacttgcatgtaatctcaatttgaataatgtagcccccaagtgccgagtcgtaagcctgcagcgactcgggactactccttccattgtagaataaatcatatcctgtgataaaataatagccattgcgctaaagcgacattgaaaacctcaataatgccggttattaataaccataacaaaatccagccatgttggctattcaagataatataatccggtatgaaaaccttattcattcaatatcataatgaaaattcagccaagtttggctatttgaataatataacccaatgatttataagcgcatgattccaatggcgcaatccaaatatatactggcgacttatagtccaaagccaggccggtttaataaacaccggataatttctcatcatatactggcgaatTATCGTCTTAAAGTCAGcccggtttaataaacaccagataatttatcatcatacttgCGACATATAGTTGAAAGCCAGGCTGGGTTAATAAatgccggtgatttataatcatgctttattcaacctatttctgcatacaacaagtttaacgtgtcctggcggtttaccgccggacgggtcataatgcccaacaatAACCTGGCttgataaccaaggctgcacttaagaataatcaaatatgaaatatatcatacctgtgacatcaaatcacatcattggttggccaactttattttagtaaaggtgataaccccaatcttgagtattgataactccttccatattgtgccggtttatgataaaaccgtgccgggttgtgataaacaccggtttattccatactggtgactttaagtcaaaaccagaccgggctgatagtctccggattataatttgattgtatactgtcaacttgtagttgaaagtcaagccgggttgtagtcaaggcttttcacgggctgctagGCCCCCAAATTGATCAAGGGGTgttgtagtcaaggcttttcacgggctgccaggcccccaAATTGATCAAggggtgttgctatggttcgggttcgaccaagcccccaagtgatgctgtggcattacgccgatcaggaggtgttgctatggttcgggttcgaccaagcccgcaagtgatgttgtggcattacgccgatcaagaggcgtagctatggttcgggttcgaccaagcttccaagtgatgatgtggcattacgccgatcaagNNNNNNNNNNNNNNNNNNNNNNNNNNNNNNNNNNNNNNNNNNNNNNNNNNNNNNNNNNNNNNNNNNNNNNNNNNNNNNNNNNNNNNNNNNNNNNNNNNNNNNNNNNNNNNNNNNNNNNNNNNNNNNNNNNNNNNNNNNNNNNNNNNNNNNNNNNNNNNNNNNNNNNNNNNNNNNNNNNNNNNNNNNNNNNNNNNNNNNNNNNNNNNgtagctatggttcggatacgaccaagctcccaagtgatgctgtggcattacgccgatcaagaggcgtagctatggttcgggttcgaccaagctcccaagtgatgctgtggcattacgccgatcaagaggcgtagctatggttcggacacgaccaagctcccaagtgatgctgtggcattacgccgatcaagaggcgtagctatggttcggatacgaccaagcccccaagtgatgttgtggcattgcgccgatcaagaggtgtagctatgattcggatacgaccaagcccccaagtgatcaataatatgataagccaataaggcatgacacccatgtttgaaccgcgcatcatggcagcaggtcctctttggcaccctttaactttttgcaagagataaatccttcttgaaccgggattttaaaccggatattgagagcttcaaagcattgtgggagacatctttcccttgaaccggattttaaaccggaatcttcattttcagtcggaaattttctaacggcctttaaactcgaacttgtgagaaattaatttctttttgaaccggacattttcaaaccggatttgagagcttcagagctttgtgcgagaacagatttcccttgaatcggattgtaaaccggatatttgagagctttagtgagactgacttcccttgagccggattttaaaccgggatcctttctgatgacccggaacttcttcattgagccgggattttgtaactgtcatatactttctaaaccggaattttctgacggcctttaaattttcatcaatataagagTAGccaccgggaccgggttatctgtccctccatcgtcctggggttctttaaatttgctgaaactggcaagatttgctgaatcatgtcatcgtagccctcgagtctcaaaggtgactcgaggagttgttgagattctccatattttgactgtgatataaaccggcataacttgtatatcattggtgttgatagcacgatgtgaatccataaaaggttgaggtgactgcggcgggttataaatgatcccgtatgagccgtgtcagcaactcggccaatggttccttccaactggcgatttgaagttaagaaaactgtagtggcggcgacttgtgcgcctttCCATTGAGCTatccagtgcaaacggcggttgatgataatttgcctccaatttgaaagaaaaccgggctacccaagctgtgacttgctcatacccaataaacagctcatgcaaacaggtgcggcccggtatgctgatgtagaccaggccgcgagagacggatgacaaggacgaccgcaacatcagaggcggcacagacagatgaaccggccgcagcgttgtaaaccggtgcggacaggcaagttgtcctccttgttgtaaaccGCTGTGGTCACGaaagacggccacggcgttgtaagccggcgcggtcgcgagagacggccacggtgttgtaagccggtgcgggagtccgttgagtaacggcGACCACCTGCGCCAAAAGATATTGGCGTGCCTCCATCCCcgtggtataatatcactttttgtcataaataattgccctgcataaacaatattgcagaccaaggcaaagataaacttgttctttgacagaAAACAATGTACGTTAATAAACTTTAAACATATAGATATCACCTGATTGTCCggacgacggatgatccgttcCACGAAACAACTTCCAGTACTTGCAATAGGCATTTAGCTACTCTCTCCTGCCCTCGCAAATGCTGATTGGTTACTCATCCCATCGACTCAATATGGCCCCCGCGGCTCAACACGGCAAGGGCGATTCAACATGGCTCCGGCGGCTCAACGCAGCGCGGCGGCTCAATAGCCAGACGAGATTGTGGTGGCGGGCGGCTCAGCAAGGCCGGCGGATTCGGCATTGAGCGACTTTGTCGTGGGCGAGGCCAGCCGTTTATTGTAGCGGGTCGAGAAAGCAGCTCGATGCAGGCGGGCCCGCAGCGGTGCAGCGGGTGAAACGGCATCAGAGTCCAGCAGCCAGCGCTCATTAGCAGGTCCACGGCAGAGGCAAACCGGGCGGCTCACAGCGACAGTGAGGTTAGACGGAGAAAGCGCAGCTAGTGAAACTTCAAGGGCGGCTCTCAAGACAGTCGCCCGAAGGTGCGTTGGCCGGCAAGGAAAGGCCGTAGCGGCGGTTTAGACAACGACACGCCACAACATCAGCTCAAAAGGAGGCCGCGGCAGAGGGCGGTTCAGATCAGGCCGGCTCCCTGGCGAGTTAGGTCTAGACCGAGGCATTAGAGAAGTGAATTGAAGCAGTGGCCACGGTGATGGAGGTGGATTGAAGCAGAGTCGAAGCTGGCGAGAAGCGGCGATGGCGAGGCCCGAGTCTGCGGCCAAGTCCGTTTCCGAATCGCGCGTTTTGCCAAATCCACGCTCGTCTCAACCGCCGGGTCGTGGCCCTCTCCTTTTCTCTCGTTTTAGGGCTCCAGTTTCTTTCAACTCATACTGACTGCCTGTCCAAAGCAGCTGAGCGCATCGCTATCATCCTTAACTTGCAGGGCAAACCTAGTAGCTCGCTTGGGTAGATGTAGCGTTTTGAAGAAAAAACCAATCTGAATTTTGCAGCTCCGCCCGGccttcacgtgacgaacagaataTTAGCTGACAATGACTTGAGAGATCAATTATGACCCGACCACGTACTACTACTAGTAGACCAAGTAGTAGCAATCCTGATCTTTATATGGGATGTTCCCAGTCCATCAAATCCGGACTAACAGCAAAAACTGCAGCTGTCACGGGCACGTGGCTACCGTCAGGTGGAGGTGAATCGCGCGTGGAGCTGCTGTCGACCAAGCACGCGCAATGCTGCGTACAGTAAGTGAATGAAACAAAGTTGTACGTAGAACAGATAGCCTTGGGACTCGAGCGCCGGGTATGGAGAAAAAATTTCAGCGGCCGCCAAGTAAACCGACACACCAACCGGATTGATGCAATAGCGGGGATTCCTGTCGGTCTTGGCGACGCACCGCAACGCTCCAAAAGTCGACCTAGTTTTGGATTGATGGATCGCTCCATCGACTTTGGCGATTCTTCGACGGTTCAGCGGAAATTAATCTGGCTTTGGCGATTCACTCGGCCGTGGTGACGCATAACACACAATTCTTCGTCCTCTTGGATCCGATTTGCAAGAGCGGCGGCTCACGGCGCAGCCCTAAATTTTTGCTTAACCTTTAAACCCCACTGATCATAATCTGGTACGACGAACTTGAAGCTGACGCAAATCCCTTCAAACCGGTTCTTCCTCATCTGGAAAATTGTAAACTCTCGTTCCCtaagagagatccctccaagaactcaacaccaccacgcgctcgcccca
This window of the Triticum aestivum cultivar Chinese Spring chromosome 5D, IWGSC CS RefSeq v2.1, whole genome shotgun sequence genome carries:
- the LOC123125934 gene encoding uncharacterized protein, encoding MKSSTLVAILVLQAVMVMGILSHSLAADDNFPKCCDNCNSWSGAQFCDDVGPKCRDGCVNCHVVQTRPVKTFRCGDGRAALPENPCPPPCKKN